In one Chlamydia sp. BM-2023 genomic region, the following are encoded:
- a CDS encoding CesT family type III secretion system chaperone: MLEKLIKNFATYIGITSTLEFDADGAYVLPISDLVKIRVRQNADNEIVFSAFLGELAPSADTNKVYLQMMVANLFGRETGGSALGLDSEGHIVMTRRIPEEVSYEDFARYVESFMNFSETWVGDLELNKAEQGQ; the protein is encoded by the coding sequence ATGTTGGAGAAATTGATAAAAAATTTTGCCACGTATATTGGTATAACGTCAACCCTCGAATTTGATGCTGATGGAGCATATGTCTTGCCTATAAGTGATCTTGTCAAGATTCGCGTACGGCAAAATGCAGATAATGAAATTGTATTTAGTGCTTTTTTAGGAGAGCTAGCTCCTTCTGCGGACACAAATAAAGTATACTTACAAATGATGGTAGCAAACTTGTTTGGAAGAGAAACAGGAGGTAGTGCTTTAGGATTAGATTCTGAGGGTCATATAGTGATGACACGGAGAATTCCCGAAGAGGTTTCCTATGAAGATTTTGCGCGTTACGTAGAGAGTTTTATGAATTTTTCTGAAACCTGGGTTGGGGATTTAGAATTAAATAAAGCGGAACAAGGACAATAG